The proteins below come from a single Microbulbifer sp. Q7 genomic window:
- a CDS encoding pectinesterase family protein has translation MRVPLRVAAQLSALLIPLLAGAATPEERGYDAIVSTSPEHAHANAYSSIAQALAAAPARPNAPFTIYLPEGRYLEKVHIDKPNIHLIGAGQGKTILRYGDFAGMPAPGSAPGSNATLGTFATATLTVAAEDFRAQNLTIENSFDFLATDALPSGHPDKIRGTQAVALEISTGSDRSAFRNVRLAGYQDTLFVQGGRSYFLNSVIEGNVDFIFGAGQALFEDSDIVTRPRGTERADVGYVTAPSTNIREEFGLVFLNCRLLKSQGVPANSTPLGRPWHPTTDFPDGRYADPDAIGAAVFINTYMDDHITVDGWASMRGTSRDGTKSTVFPPQSARFFEYQSHGPGAAINPQRRQLDDDEAREYTRDRILAGWTPAF, from the coding sequence GTGCGCGTTCCGTTGCGCGTGGCTGCGCAACTGTCGGCACTCCTGATTCCCCTGCTTGCTGGTGCAGCGACGCCTGAAGAAAGGGGCTATGACGCCATTGTCAGCACTTCTCCGGAGCACGCACACGCAAATGCCTACTCCAGTATCGCGCAGGCGCTGGCAGCCGCTCCAGCTCGGCCAAACGCGCCGTTTACTATTTATTTACCAGAAGGCCGCTATCTGGAAAAAGTCCACATCGACAAACCCAATATTCACCTGATTGGCGCGGGCCAAGGCAAGACAATCCTCCGTTACGGGGATTTCGCGGGCATGCCCGCCCCGGGCAGCGCCCCCGGCTCCAATGCAACGCTGGGCACCTTTGCTACGGCAACGCTCACTGTTGCTGCAGAGGATTTCCGTGCACAAAACCTGACCATTGAAAACAGCTTTGACTTTCTCGCCACCGATGCACTGCCCAGCGGTCACCCGGACAAGATCCGCGGCACCCAGGCGGTTGCGCTTGAGATCAGTACCGGTAGCGACCGGTCGGCGTTTCGCAATGTGCGCCTCGCAGGGTACCAGGACACCCTGTTTGTACAGGGCGGACGCAGTTACTTCCTGAATAGTGTGATTGAGGGCAATGTAGACTTTATTTTTGGCGCGGGACAGGCGCTGTTTGAAGACAGTGACATTGTCACCCGCCCGCGCGGCACAGAGCGTGCCGATGTAGGGTATGTAACGGCTCCGAGCACCAATATCCGGGAGGAATTTGGGCTGGTTTTTTTGAATTGCCGGCTATTGAAATCCCAGGGCGTGCCGGCAAACTCGACCCCGCTGGGACGCCCCTGGCACCCGACAACCGATTTTCCGGACGGTCGTTATGCAGACCCGGATGCCATTGGGGCTGCGGTTTTCATCAACACCTATATGGATGATCACATCACCGTTGACGGCTGGGCTTCCATGCGCGGGACCAGCCGCGATGGCACCAAGTCGACGGTATTTCCCCCGCAGAGTGCACGTTTTTTCGAGTACCAGAGCCACGGCCCCGGCGCCGCCATTAACCCTCAGCGACGCCAGCTCGATGATGATGAAGCGAGGGAATACACCCGCGACCGGATTCTGGCGGGCTGGACCCCCGCCTTCTGA
- a CDS encoding YgcG family protein, whose amino-acid sequence MTIRRIALFLCLCPALLWAGLTQADISFPPLSGRVVDNANLLSQSTRYQLTELLQQQEKETSNQIVVATLPDLQGLTIEEYGYQLGRHWKIGQKGKDNGVLLIVAPSEREVRIEVGYGLEGALTDALSSNIIHTKILPQFQSGNFDAGVTAGVESIIAAIRNEYVPEPTESDSDRQVALLVGIFLLFIMLQIFGSSVLGAPNGSSSYRRGRYGGYYGGGGFGGGYGGGGFGGGGFGGGGGGFGGGGASGGW is encoded by the coding sequence ATGACGATCCGACGGATCGCCCTATTCCTGTGCTTATGCCCGGCCCTGCTATGGGCCGGGCTCACGCAGGCTGACATCTCATTTCCGCCGCTCAGTGGCCGCGTGGTGGACAATGCCAACCTGCTGAGCCAGAGCACCCGCTACCAGCTTACCGAGCTGCTCCAGCAGCAGGAAAAGGAAACCTCCAACCAGATCGTGGTCGCCACGCTGCCGGACCTGCAGGGCCTGACCATCGAGGAATACGGTTACCAGCTGGGGCGACATTGGAAAATCGGCCAGAAAGGCAAGGACAACGGCGTACTGCTGATCGTAGCGCCCAGTGAGCGCGAGGTGCGCATCGAGGTGGGTTACGGGCTGGAGGGAGCGCTGACCGATGCGCTGTCTTCCAATATCATCCACACCAAGATTCTGCCCCAGTTCCAGAGCGGCAATTTCGATGCGGGTGTCACCGCGGGTGTCGAGTCGATTATCGCCGCCATCAGGAACGAATATGTACCGGAGCCCACCGAGTCCGACAGCGATCGCCAGGTGGCGCTGCTGGTGGGTATCTTCCTGCTGTTTATCATGCTGCAAATATTTGGCAGCTCGGTACTCGGCGCGCCCAACGGCAGCAGCAGTTATCGCCGCGGACGCTACGGCGGCTACTATGGCGGTGGCGGTTTTGGTGGTGGCTATGGCGGCGGAGGCTTCGGTGGCGGCGGCTTTGGCGGGGGCGGGGGCGGCTTTGGCGGCGGTGGCGCCTCCGGTGGCTGGTAG
- a CDS encoding LysE family translocator, whose protein sequence is MLDWSLLALFVPTFFFVSITPGMCMTLALTMGMAFGVRRTLWMMWGELCGVALVAIAAVVGIAAFMLQHPTAFQVFKYCGALYLAYLGVQMWRARGRMVLVEPTAGEQPAIPALSLMAQGFVTAVANPKGWAFFIALLPPFINQSKPLLAQMAVLLCIILTLEFICMLIYASGGRTLSRLLTKGENVRLMNRVAGTLMLGVGGWLALS, encoded by the coding sequence ATGCTGGATTGGTCGCTGCTGGCACTGTTTGTGCCGACGTTTTTCTTTGTGTCGATTACGCCGGGTATGTGTATGACCCTGGCGCTCACCATGGGTATGGCGTTTGGTGTGCGCCGCACCCTGTGGATGATGTGGGGTGAGCTGTGCGGTGTGGCGCTGGTCGCCATCGCAGCGGTGGTGGGTATTGCCGCCTTTATGCTGCAGCATCCCACGGCGTTTCAGGTGTTCAAGTATTGCGGTGCTTTGTACCTTGCGTATCTGGGGGTGCAGATGTGGCGCGCGCGCGGGCGGATGGTGTTGGTGGAGCCCACGGCAGGCGAGCAGCCCGCCATTCCTGCACTGTCCCTGATGGCCCAGGGATTTGTCACGGCAGTCGCCAATCCGAAAGGTTGGGCGTTTTTCATCGCCTTGCTGCCGCCGTTCATCAATCAGAGCAAACCGCTGCTTGCGCAGATGGCCGTGCTGCTGTGTATTATCCTGACGCTGGAGTTTATCTGCATGCTGATCTATGCCAGCGGTGGTCGCACCTTGAGCCGGTTACTGACCAAGGGTGAGAATGTGCGCCTGATGAACCGGGTCGCCGGTACCCTCATGCTGGGCGTGGGAGGGTGGCTCGCGCTAAGCTGA
- a CDS encoding LemA family protein yields MNSALTGKPKFTQRRLWQSLLLSVLMLGLSGCGINNIPTYDENVKATWAQVQNQYQRRADLIPNLVKTVKAYAAHERETLEAVTEARAKVNSMQVDSGIINDPAKLQQFEAAQAQLSSALSRLMVVVERYPDLKANQNFLALQSQLEGTENRISVARRDYIAAVERYNREIRTFPGRIWHSILYSDMPLRDTFEATSEDAEKAPEVDFQ; encoded by the coding sequence ATGAATTCTGCACTCACCGGCAAACCAAAGTTTACACAACGCCGCCTCTGGCAATCACTCCTGCTTTCAGTACTGATGTTGGGCTTGAGTGGCTGCGGGATCAACAATATCCCCACCTACGATGAGAATGTGAAGGCCACCTGGGCCCAGGTGCAAAACCAGTATCAGCGCCGCGCCGACCTGATTCCCAACCTGGTGAAAACCGTCAAGGCTTATGCGGCACACGAGCGGGAAACCCTGGAGGCCGTAACCGAGGCCCGCGCCAAGGTGAACTCCATGCAGGTGGACTCCGGAATTATCAATGACCCGGCCAAACTGCAGCAATTTGAGGCGGCCCAGGCCCAGCTGAGCAGCGCCCTGTCCCGCCTGATGGTGGTAGTGGAACGCTACCCGGACCTCAAGGCCAACCAGAACTTCCTCGCACTGCAATCTCAGCTGGAAGGCACCGAAAACCGCATCAGCGTGGCGCGCCGGGATTATATCGCCGCGGTGGAACGCTACAACCGGGAAATCCGCACTTTCCCCGGTCGCATCTGGCACAGCATCCTGTACAGCGACATGCCCCTGCGCGACACCTTCGAGGCAACCAGCGAAGATGCCGAGAAGGCGCCTGAAGTCGACTTCCAGTAA
- a CDS encoding YajQ family cyclic di-GMP-binding protein, translating to MPSFDIVSEVDKHQLTNAVDQVNRTITNRFDFKGVDAEVEMSEFTLTLRAESDMQVQQMVDMLRAALIKCDIDPLAMDVGDEEQSGKQVKVGVTLKNGLDKELAKKIVKIIKEEKLKVQASIQGDQVRVTGKKRDDLQQVIALLRGKELEQPLQFNNFRD from the coding sequence ATGCCTTCATTCGATATCGTTTCTGAAGTCGACAAGCACCAGCTGACAAATGCTGTGGATCAGGTGAACCGCACCATCACCAATCGGTTTGATTTCAAGGGCGTGGACGCCGAGGTCGAAATGTCCGAATTCACCCTGACGCTCCGCGCAGAGTCGGACATGCAGGTACAGCAAATGGTGGACATGCTGCGCGCCGCCCTGATCAAGTGCGATATTGACCCTCTGGCGATGGATGTGGGGGATGAGGAGCAGTCGGGCAAGCAAGTAAAAGTTGGCGTCACCCTGAAAAATGGTCTCGACAAGGAACTGGCAAAGAAAATCGTCAAGATCATCAAGGAGGAAAAGCTCAAGGTGCAGGCCTCCATTCAGGGGGATCAGGTGCGGGTAACCGGCAAGAAGCGGGATGACCTGCAGCAAGTGATTGCCCTGTTGCGCGGCAAAGAGCTGGAACAGCCCTTGCAGTTCAATAATTTCCGCGATTGA
- a CDS encoding TPM domain-containing protein produces the protein MLNAQEKRKLADTIKEVESRTDAEVVTVLAGQSDNYLYISTLWAAFLALLIAPLMQFLPWWIEYQQAFTLQWILFIVLAVLFRWRPLTMKLVPKSVRFWRASNLARRQFLEHELHSTKDRLGLLIFVSQAEHYVEILADRGLAEQITNERWQEIVENFIHEVKKGKTGEAFVHCVEKCGELLEEAAPATTIKNELPNHLVLL, from the coding sequence ATGCTGAATGCACAGGAAAAACGCAAACTCGCCGACACGATCAAAGAGGTGGAATCCCGCACCGATGCCGAAGTTGTTACGGTGCTGGCGGGCCAATCCGACAACTACCTGTATATCTCGACCCTTTGGGCGGCCTTCCTGGCGCTACTTATTGCGCCACTGATGCAGTTTCTCCCCTGGTGGATCGAGTACCAGCAGGCGTTTACCCTGCAGTGGATCCTGTTTATCGTGCTGGCGGTGCTGTTCCGCTGGCGTCCACTGACCATGAAACTGGTGCCCAAGTCGGTGCGCTTCTGGCGCGCCTCCAACCTGGCGCGACGCCAGTTTCTGGAGCACGAGCTGCACAGCACCAAGGACCGGCTTGGCCTGCTCATTTTTGTGTCCCAGGCGGAACACTACGTGGAGATTCTGGCGGACCGGGGATTGGCGGAACAGATTACCAACGAGCGCTGGCAGGAGATCGTGGAAAACTTTATCCACGAGGTCAAAAAGGGCAAGACCGGCGAGGCCTTTGTGCACTGCGTAGAAAAATGTGGCGAGCTGCTGGAAGAGGCGGCGCCCGCCACCACCATCAAGAACGAACTTCCCAATCACCTGGTGCTTCTATAA
- the lysS gene encoding lysine--tRNA ligase: MSNTPTQQDENKLIAERRAKLSAMREKGNAFPNSFRRENLAADLQKEFGEKSKEELENEGNTACVAGRILAKRGPFMVIQDVSDRIQLYADKTAQKDIKERWGTWDIGDIVGVKGTLHKSGKGDLYVNCEEYSLLTKALRPLPEKFHGIADQEMRYRQRYVDLIATPESRDVFRIRSEVISYIRSFLNKNHFMEVETPMLQVIPGGATARPFVTHHNALDIDMYLRIAPELYLKRLVVGGFERVYEINRNFRNEGLSTRHNPEFTMLEFYQAYADYNDLMDLTENMIRGICTDVLGSTTVQYQESSYDFAKPFDRISVFDSILKYNPELKAADIDNIESAKKVAQNLEIPLKKIWGLGKIQIEIFEKTVEHRLDQPTFITEYPTEVSPLARRNDDNPFVTDRFEFFVGGREIANGFSELNDAEDQAERFKAQVAEKDAGDDEAMHYDADYIRALEYGLPPTAGEGIGIDRLVMLLTNSPSIRDVLLFPHMRPEATAE; this comes from the coding sequence ATGAGCAACACACCAACTCAGCAAGACGAAAACAAACTGATCGCCGAGCGCCGCGCCAAACTGAGTGCCATGCGCGAGAAGGGCAATGCCTTTCCGAACAGCTTTCGCCGCGAAAACCTCGCCGCCGACCTGCAAAAAGAGTTTGGTGAAAAGAGCAAGGAAGAGCTGGAGAACGAAGGCAACACCGCCTGCGTCGCCGGCCGTATCCTCGCCAAGCGCGGCCCCTTCATGGTCATCCAGGACGTCTCCGACCGCATCCAGCTGTACGCAGACAAAACCGCACAGAAAGATATCAAAGAGCGCTGGGGTACCTGGGACATCGGCGACATCGTCGGCGTGAAAGGCACCCTGCACAAATCCGGCAAAGGTGACCTCTACGTTAACTGCGAAGAGTACAGCCTGCTCACCAAAGCCCTGCGCCCACTGCCGGAAAAATTCCACGGCATCGCCGATCAGGAAATGCGCTACCGCCAGCGCTACGTCGACCTGATCGCCACACCGGAATCCCGCGACGTATTTCGCATTCGCTCCGAAGTCATCAGCTACATTCGCAGCTTCCTGAACAAAAACCACTTCATGGAAGTGGAAACTCCCATGCTGCAGGTCATTCCCGGCGGCGCCACCGCACGCCCGTTTGTCACCCACCACAACGCGCTCGACATCGACATGTACCTGCGTATCGCGCCGGAACTCTACCTCAAGCGCCTCGTAGTCGGCGGCTTCGAGCGCGTGTATGAAATCAACCGCAACTTCCGTAACGAAGGTCTGTCCACCCGCCACAACCCCGAGTTCACCATGCTCGAGTTCTACCAGGCGTACGCGGACTACAACGACCTTATGGATCTCACCGAAAACATGATCCGCGGCATCTGCACCGACGTGCTGGGCAGCACCACCGTGCAGTATCAGGAAAGCAGCTACGATTTCGCCAAGCCGTTCGATCGCATCAGCGTGTTCGACTCCATCCTGAAGTACAACCCGGAACTGAAAGCCGCCGATATCGACAATATCGAGAGCGCGAAGAAGGTTGCGCAAAACCTCGAAATTCCGCTCAAGAAAATCTGGGGACTGGGCAAAATCCAGATCGAAATCTTCGAGAAAACCGTTGAGCATCGCCTCGATCAGCCGACGTTTATTACCGAATACCCGACCGAAGTGTCGCCGCTGGCGCGTCGCAACGACGACAACCCGTTCGTCACCGACCGCTTCGAATTCTTCGTCGGCGGCCGCGAGATCGCCAATGGCTTCTCCGAGCTGAATGACGCGGAAGACCAGGCCGAGCGCTTCAAGGCACAGGTGGCCGAGAAAGATGCCGGTGATGACGAAGCCATGCACTACGACGCCGACTACATCCGCGCGCTGGAATATGGTCTGCCGCCGACCGCCGGCGAAGGGATTGGAATCGACCGTCTGGTGATGTTGCTGACCAACTCACCGTCTATCCGCGATGTGCTGCTGTTCCCGCATATGCGACCGGAAGCGACTGCCGAGTAA
- a CDS encoding PDZ domain-containing protein encodes MILHKYVLPVAAAILLAAAATVAHWSAKSPSAEAAPFAGLSGSTEAATDLGARVHQLENTLNQTLKIQGQLLELVNELSNRLDPGSDNLETRHASASVGESAPTNNARPARSRHQSRFERQRETQMRQLTDAGFSAERAAFIVDKQARIQYEQMQFSYEYHHLQDKRSERARELQTKLQTYSNPRRVFEQELSNAEFEQYLEAFGGRTTMEIGDMLESAPAYEAGLRPGDKIIRYNNQRVFHMGDLRTQVYQAEPGSSVAVEIQRKGSSAPETIYLPAGPLGIRG; translated from the coding sequence ATGATTTTGCACAAATACGTCCTTCCCGTGGCGGCAGCAATATTGCTTGCCGCGGCGGCAACTGTCGCCCACTGGAGCGCCAAATCACCGTCCGCAGAGGCGGCACCCTTCGCGGGTCTTTCCGGCAGCACCGAGGCCGCGACCGACCTGGGCGCGCGCGTGCATCAGCTGGAAAACACCCTGAACCAAACCCTGAAAATTCAGGGCCAGCTACTTGAGCTGGTGAACGAACTGAGCAACCGGCTGGACCCGGGTTCCGACAATCTGGAAACCCGGCATGCCTCCGCCAGCGTTGGCGAAAGCGCCCCCACCAATAACGCCCGCCCTGCCCGCAGTCGCCACCAGAGCCGTTTTGAGCGCCAGCGGGAGACCCAGATGCGCCAGCTCACCGACGCCGGCTTCAGTGCCGAACGGGCCGCGTTTATTGTCGATAAACAGGCGCGGATCCAGTATGAGCAGATGCAGTTCAGCTACGAATACCACCACCTGCAAGACAAACGCTCCGAACGTGCCAGAGAGCTGCAAACCAAACTGCAGACCTACAGTAATCCCCGCCGCGTCTTCGAGCAGGAACTGAGCAACGCGGAGTTTGAACAATACCTGGAGGCCTTTGGCGGCCGCACCACTATGGAAATTGGTGACATGCTGGAGAGCGCTCCTGCCTATGAGGCGGGGCTGCGCCCCGGGGACAAGATCATCCGTTACAACAACCAGCGAGTGTTTCACATGGGTGACCTGCGCACCCAGGTGTATCAGGCCGAGCCCGGCTCGTCGGTGGCGGTGGAAATTCAGCGCAAGGGAAGTTCTGCCCCGGAGACGATTTACCTGCCGGCAGGCCCGCTGGGTATCCGCGGGTAG
- a CDS encoding YaeQ family protein, whose protein sequence is MALKATIFKARLQIADMDRDYYGEHLLTLARHPSETDERMMIRLLAFAHNASEQLEFTRGLSSEDEADLWQHSLSGEIETWIEVGVPAEDRVRKACGRAQKVIVYAYGQRTAPVWWEKMQSACARFDNLQVYFLPADVCAALAALAQRNMEFSVTIQDGHLWIADDRQNIEVLPQRWK, encoded by the coding sequence ATGGCATTAAAAGCGACCATATTCAAGGCGAGGCTCCAGATCGCTGACATGGATCGGGATTATTACGGTGAACATCTGCTTACACTGGCGCGCCACCCGTCCGAAACCGATGAGCGAATGATGATTCGGCTGCTGGCGTTTGCGCACAATGCCAGTGAGCAGCTGGAATTCACCCGGGGTTTGTCCAGCGAGGATGAGGCCGATCTCTGGCAGCACAGCCTGAGTGGCGAGATTGAGACCTGGATTGAAGTAGGCGTGCCGGCAGAGGACCGGGTTCGCAAGGCCTGCGGGCGGGCACAGAAAGTTATTGTGTACGCGTACGGGCAGCGCACCGCGCCGGTGTGGTGGGAGAAAATGCAATCTGCCTGTGCCCGCTTTGATAACCTGCAGGTGTACTTTCTGCCCGCCGATGTGTGCGCGGCACTAGCGGCGCTTGCGCAGCGCAATATGGAATTCAGTGTCACCATCCAGGACGGTCATCTGTGGATTGCCGACGACCGCCAGAATATTGAAGTCCTGCCGCAGCGCTGGAAATAA
- the prfB gene encoding peptide chain release factor 2 (programmed frameshift) produces the protein MEINPLLNQLKDLAERTDVLRGYLDYAGKKERLTEVELELAEPSVWDDPDRAQDLGRERSALEAVVKTIDDLDSGISDSRELLDMAVEEDDEDSVAEVASELESLQQQLETLEFRRMFSGETDPNNAYLDIQAGSGGTEAQDWAEMLLRMYLRWGEAHGFKTTLEEASAGEVAGIKSATIHFQGEYAFGWLRTETGVHRLVRKSPFDSGNRRHTSFTSVFVSPEIDDNIEIEVDKSQVREDTYRASGAGGQHVNKTDSAVRLTHIESGIVVACQSERSQHQNRDKAWKMLRAKLYEQEMQKRNAEKQAMEESKSDIGWGSQIRSYVLDDQRIKDLRTSVQTSNCQAVLDGDLDQFIEASLKAGL, from the exons ATGGAAATCAATCCGCTTCTTAACCAGCTCAAAGACCTCGCAGAACGCACTGACGTTCTCAGGGGGTATCTT GACTACGCTGGCAAAAAAGAACGCCTGACCGAAGTTGAACTGGAACTGGCCGAGCCCAGCGTCTGGGACGACCCCGACCGCGCCCAGGACCTGGGCCGCGAACGCTCCGCTCTGGAAGCCGTAGTCAAAACCATCGACGACCTCGACAGTGGCATCAGCGACAGCCGCGAGCTGCTCGACATGGCCGTTGAAGAAGATGACGAAGATTCCGTCGCCGAAGTGGCCAGCGAACTCGAAAGCCTCCAGCAGCAGCTGGAAACCCTCGAATTCCGCCGCATGTTCTCCGGTGAAACCGACCCCAATAACGCCTACCTGGACATCCAGGCCGGCTCTGGCGGCACCGAAGCACAGGACTGGGCTGAAATGCTGCTGCGCATGTACCTGCGCTGGGGCGAAGCCCACGGCTTCAAAACCACCCTGGAAGAAGCCTCCGCCGGTGAAGTTGCGGGTATCAAGAGTGCCACCATCCACTTCCAGGGCGAATACGCCTTCGGCTGGCTGCGCACCGAAACCGGCGTACACCGCCTGGTACGCAAAAGCCCGTTCGACTCCGGCAACCGTCGCCACACCTCGTTCACCTCCGTCTTCGTCTCCCCGGAGATCGACGACAACATCGAAATTGAAGTGGACAAATCCCAGGTGCGTGAAGACACCTACCGCGCCTCCGGTGCCGGTGGTCAGCACGTCAACAAAACCGACTCCGCCGTGCGTTTGACCCATATCGAATCCGGCATCGTCGTTGCCTGTCAGAGTGAACGCTCCCAGCACCAGAACCGCGACAAAGCGTGGAAAATGCTGCGGGCCAAACTCTACGAACAGGAAATGCAAAAGCGCAACGCCGAAAAACAGGCGATGGAAGAGAGCAAATCCGACATCGGCTGGGGCAGCCAGATCCGCTCCTATGTACTGGATGACCAGCGCATCAAAGACCTGCGCACCAGCGTTCAGACCAGCAACTGCCAGGCAGTGCTGGATGGCGACCTGGACCAGTTTATTGAGGCAAGCCTGAAGGCCGGTCTGTAA